One window of Sulfurospirillum sp. 1612 genomic DNA carries:
- a CDS encoding acyl-CoA dehydratase activase yields MYWGVDVGSTYTKITGINADHDVIDFAVIPTIINQDEIVKNYLKDKTVTMLVATGYGRHMIGDALSCPVISEIKAHARGAYFSNHEAQLVIDLGGQDSKVIKLDKSGGFVDFRMNDKCAAGTGKFLEIAANRMGLDLESFSKLGFEADKELTISSMCAVFAESEVISLIAQKESVANICYGVHESIASRLASMARKFASNSEYIIFSGGGALNPFLKHLLSLKLEKKIITPEQPQLVGSLGAALAGAEI; encoded by the coding sequence ATGTATTGGGGTGTAGATGTCGGTTCGACGTATACAAAAATCACGGGGATTAATGCCGATCATGATGTGATTGATTTCGCGGTGATCCCCACCATCATCAATCAAGATGAGATTGTCAAAAATTACTTAAAAGACAAAACGGTGACGATGCTTGTTGCAACCGGTTATGGTCGCCATATGATAGGAGATGCACTCTCCTGTCCGGTAATTAGTGAGATCAAAGCACACGCAAGAGGGGCGTATTTTTCAAATCATGAGGCCCAACTTGTGATTGATTTGGGTGGCCAAGACAGTAAGGTCATCAAACTTGATAAAAGTGGTGGTTTTGTAGATTTTAGGATGAATGACAAATGTGCTGCGGGTACGGGCAAGTTTTTGGAGATTGCCGCCAATAGAATGGGTCTGGATTTAGAGTCCTTTTCAAAATTGGGATTTGAAGCAGATAAGGAGTTGACTATCTCTAGTATGTGTGCGGTGTTCGCCGAATCTGAAGTGATTTCACTCATCGCCCAAAAAGAGAGCGTCGCTAATATCTGTTATGGGGTACACGAATCCATCGCATCAAGACTCGCTTCAATGGCGCGAAAATTTGCCAGCAACAGTGAATACATCATCTTCTCAGGAGGAGGTGCACTCAATCCATTTTTGAAGCATCTTTTATCATTAAAACTTGAGAAGAAGATTATCACACCCGAACAACCACAACTGGTTGGTTCACTCGGAGCTGCACTTGCTGGAGCTGAGATTTGA
- a CDS encoding double-cubane-cluster-containing anaerobic reductase produces MGVEVHKELLSSLGLDVAKHAKMMAAGLEGYNKQFLSQPNRPEGMKYFDWFMSEIQGQRMVEINALRAQKKPAVGTFCIFVPEEIVVGAGGSCYGLCGGSPATIADAETELPRNICPLIKSAHGFKLQKTCGYTQSADFIYGETTCEAKKKTWEILGKHHPVHVMNIPHMKRDKDLQMWKEEIEDFKTHIESVTGKKLSLEEMKEGTRIINEKRKAMLRLDALRGMDPDVVPISGKDGLFVTQVGFMDDPVRYTQKVNELCDELEQRVADGVSVFEKDRPRLMVLGTPFAVPNWKLHTAVETTGGVIINEESCIGHRYYKDNVDLEDVKTEDDMMQKLLDRYAKVDCACFTPNMGRTEKIIQMYKDRKADGVIYYTLSFCHTYNVESHLVTEALEKEGIPCLIIESDYSPEDMGQIKTRVEAFLESLAFKKKAKAFKGIS; encoded by the coding sequence ATGGGCGTAGAAGTACATAAAGAGTTACTATCAAGTCTCGGGCTTGATGTAGCGAAACATGCAAAAATGATGGCAGCGGGTTTAGAAGGGTACAACAAACAATTTTTATCACAACCAAATAGACCAGAGGGAATGAAGTATTTTGACTGGTTTATGAGTGAAATCCAAGGTCAAAGGATGGTAGAGATAAATGCCCTAAGAGCACAAAAAAAACCTGCGGTGGGTACTTTTTGTATTTTTGTGCCTGAAGAGATTGTCGTAGGTGCGGGTGGGTCATGTTATGGATTGTGTGGCGGAAGTCCTGCTACTATTGCCGATGCTGAGACAGAACTACCACGTAATATTTGTCCTTTAATCAAATCAGCACACGGATTTAAACTCCAAAAAACGTGTGGTTATACCCAATCGGCTGATTTTATTTACGGTGAGACAACGTGCGAAGCCAAAAAGAAAACGTGGGAGATTTTAGGCAAACATCATCCCGTACATGTCATGAACATTCCTCATATGAAACGTGACAAAGATTTGCAAATGTGGAAAGAAGAGATTGAAGATTTTAAAACCCACATCGAATCGGTAACGGGCAAAAAACTAAGTCTAGAAGAGATGAAAGAGGGCACACGTATTATCAATGAAAAACGAAAAGCGATGTTGCGATTGGATGCACTTCGTGGTATGGACCCTGATGTGGTACCCATCAGTGGCAAAGATGGCTTGTTTGTGACACAAGTGGGCTTTATGGATGACCCTGTGCGTTATACTCAAAAAGTCAATGAACTGTGTGATGAATTAGAACAAAGAGTGGCTGATGGAGTGAGTGTTTTTGAAAAAGATAGACCAAGATTGATGGTGCTTGGAACACCATTTGCCGTGCCAAATTGGAAACTTCACACAGCAGTGGAGACAACTGGTGGAGTTATCATTAATGAAGAATCTTGTATTGGTCATCGTTATTATAAAGACAATGTCGATTTAGAAGATGTCAAAACTGAAGACGATATGATGCAAAAATTGCTCGATCGCTATGCCAAAGTTGATTGTGCCTGTTTTACCCCTAATATGGGAAGAACTGAGAAAATCATACAAATGTATAAAGATAGAAAAGCCGATGGAGTGATTTATTACACACTCTCATTTTGTCATACTTATAATGTCGAATCCCATCTTGTCACCGAAGCCTTAGAAAAAGAGGGTATTCCTTGTTTGATTATTGAATCGGATTATTCACCTGAGGATATGGGACAGATTAAAACACGCGTTGAAGCCTTTTTAGAGAGTTTGGCTTTTAAGAAAAAAGCCAAAGCATTCAAAGGTATTTCATAA
- a CDS encoding exodeoxyribonuclease III, whose translation MMNELHLVSWNVNGIRAVDKKQALKWVDETQVDILALQEIKAEANQIPDTIFDKNFKEVHVNPSSNKGQSGVALFSDVASTRVGKSEAVDILNEGRINEFQFGDITLFNVYFPNGQRNEERLVYKMEFYERFLKYCEALRSEGQSLIICGDVNTAHTEIDIARPKANENTSGFLKMERDWLDKFLSYGYIDTFRHVHGNETDRYSWWSYRAGARARNVGWRIDYFYVSEDLKDHIVDAKICDEIIGSDHCPISLTIKV comes from the coding sequence ATGATGAATGAACTTCATTTGGTATCATGGAATGTCAATGGAATACGCGCAGTCGATAAGAAACAAGCCCTCAAATGGGTGGATGAAACACAGGTTGATATCTTGGCGTTGCAAGAGATTAAAGCAGAAGCCAATCAGATACCGGATACGATTTTTGATAAAAACTTTAAAGAAGTGCATGTCAATCCTTCATCCAACAAAGGACAATCAGGTGTAGCCCTTTTTAGTGATGTTGCTTCTACGCGTGTGGGCAAAAGTGAAGCGGTTGATATTCTAAATGAAGGTCGTATTAATGAGTTTCAATTTGGCGATATCACCTTGTTTAATGTCTATTTCCCTAATGGTCAGCGCAATGAGGAACGATTGGTCTATAAGATGGAGTTTTATGAGCGATTTTTAAAATATTGTGAAGCCTTGCGCAGTGAGGGACAGTCTCTTATCATTTGTGGAGATGTAAATACCGCTCACACTGAGATTGATATTGCTAGACCTAAAGCCAATGAAAATACTTCAGGATTCTTGAAGATGGAGCGTGATTGGCTTGATAAATTTCTCTCTTACGGTTATATCGATACCTTTCGTCATGTTCATGGAAACGAAACAGATAGATATTCGTGGTGGTCTTATCGTGCTGGTGCCCGTGCGAGAAATGTCGGGTGGCGTATCGATTATTTTTATGTGTCTGAAGATTTAAAAGATCACATTGTGGATGCCAAAATCTGTGATGAGATTATAGGGAGCGATCATTGCCCTATTAGTTTGACTATAAAAGTATAA
- a CDS encoding LysE/ArgO family amino acid transporter: MTSLIQGFLISIGLIAAIGAQNLYLLKKGLLKESVFTIAFICFMIDAILITAGVKGVGSLLKKYPALVEYVTYFGIVFLISYGILALRSVFKTQMMDPNQKINTDKKLTTILTVLSLSLLNPHVYLDTLLLIGSIGGRYESAEQNLFIMGAVSASFIWFFSIGYGSRILIPLFKKPFTWKLLDAFSAFVMFFVAFSFFQTL; the protein is encoded by the coding sequence ATGACGTCGCTCATACAAGGATTTTTGATCAGTATTGGACTGATTGCAGCTATTGGTGCACAAAATCTCTATCTTCTCAAAAAAGGCCTCTTAAAAGAGTCTGTTTTCACCATCGCTTTTATTTGTTTCATGATAGATGCCATCTTAATCACAGCAGGCGTCAAAGGAGTTGGGAGTCTCTTAAAAAAATATCCCGCTTTGGTTGAGTATGTGACCTATTTTGGTATTGTATTTTTAATCAGTTATGGAATTTTAGCACTGCGTTCTGTCTTTAAAACCCAGATGATGGACCCCAACCAGAAAATCAATACCGATAAAAAGCTCACCACCATCTTAACCGTACTTTCTTTATCATTGCTAAACCCACACGTCTATCTTGATACGCTCTTATTAATTGGCTCAATTGGTGGACGTTATGAGAGTGCGGAGCAAAATCTTTTTATTATGGGTGCAGTGAGTGCTTCATTTATCTGGTTTTTTTCTATCGGTTATGGTAGTAGGATTTTGATTCCACTTTTTAAGAAGCCTTTTACGTGGAAATTACTCGATGCCTT